taatttcctTCCATACTACGTCCGGGTTGTGAGCGGTAAGCGTTTCAGGGACTAGGCTGAGCCCCAAGGAAACAACAGTTTGGCGTCGCTAATACTACTAGCAACAGCATAACGTTAGTAGCTCACGTTGCTACTAAACTCCAAGCACTTGCAAATACGGTGCGTCCTGTGCTCACTATAATTTCGTTTTACAACCACTGACAGTTGTCCCACATTCTCCCACGTCTTTGCTGGGTGTTGTCAGTGAGCTGGTCATGAATGGCAGGCGGTCGAGATGCACGCCACGCCGGCTATCCACGTCACTACAGTGCGAGGATACAGCGGCCCGTCTTGTCCCTGGCTAACTTAAAATGGCGGTGAAtgctagctagcttgctagcaaCGAAATTCGCTTGAGGGAGTGTGAAATCTTTTCAGTCAGGTAATTCTCCACCACCACTCGCTGGACATTTCCCACGTCAAGAAATCCTGATTCACCTACCTTTAAATTTGAGGTCGGAGGGAGGGTCAAGAATGAGAATCTGATCCAACTTTGACATTTTAGCTGGGGGGATGCACTTGATTTCGGTATCGGGGAGTAACTGACAAGTGGAAGTCCTAGATCCCCTGCCACTACTGAGTCAAACGCTGACTGAGCGCTGCGCACGAGCATGTGGGTACAAATACTTGAACGCGCGAGCGCACAGCCCTGTTGCGCGCCCTCGTGGCTCAGCACCTGATGTGATTATGGAACAGTAAACTAGTTCAACTGGGCTGACGTGAAACTATTTGGGAGGAAAAACACTTCACAAGATGAGAGGAGTCCTGATTTGACCCTTATTCAGAGAAATTAAGTttcttgctctgttttcaggTTCAAATACACACCAAAGTCCATTTTGTACACGTACACTTTAGCTAAACATGTGGGAATTGTTTCACTTTCGGTTACTTCCCACACTTAAACTCACACGTTGTCAACACATGGTGACTATGGTACATTTGGCTTGGCCTCCCTTAAAActattctctttttttgtttgtttgtttgtttgtttgtttgttttaatttataCAGTAAAGATAAACCTCAGAATATGTAATTTCAGATGGCACACAGGAGCACAGGAGTAATTAAATGCAGGCTTATGAATTAATACAGCAAAGTAATATAGCAAAGAGTACAAACAAAAGTATATTTTCCACTTGTGTGACTTTCAGGACTGCCATTAGTCTTTGTGACCATTGTTAAGTAGATCAAACTGCAGGATCACTTTCTGATCTGTCTAGATTCCAATCAAACACAATCAGACATGTTTGTCTATGACTGTGACTTTGTCTATTAACTATTTATATCCCACTTTACTGTCTTAGAGACCACTGACAACTGTAGCTACGGTTAAATCCATCTCcgtgacaggaagtggagaccTCCCCTCTGTAAGCTGCTGAAGGAGTAATCCACCGCAGTGTACTGAACGGGACTCTGCATGCAGTTTGTGCTGTTGACAGCTTTTCAAAGGGTCACGTCAACCATATATCTGCAAAAATAAGGCAAGATTAATATGTTGAGTGTTTCTTATTTTGGGGTTAAAGCAAACAGGTTGTGGGGAAAACAACACTACTTTTCCAAAGTTGGAGTTTCTTAAATACTGCTATTACTGGAGTGAAAGCTTCATGAAAGCCAGACTGTAGTCCTTTAAAAGTCATATGATGATCTTTAAAAACACGTTATCCTTACAGTGGGTGAACgtaacacaaaaaacacaacagagcaaTACAATAATCACTACTTTATTACACGGATTAATATACAAAAGTTAATCTGTCCTACAGAGGATACAGGGAAGCATGACGTAGGCACACAGTATAAGGATGGCTGCAGATAACTGGCAGTTTCAACGTTGACTGGTACACATACAATTAGTCTGTACTGATTTAGTCAAGTCAGTCATGCATTATTCTAGAAGTACGCACTTTTTAGCCACGTCATACGTTTGtttagaaaaacattaaaaaggcACTTGTGTGGCAACAATATAATACTTGTTGAACATGTCAACATTTGATCTCTAATAACATTTCGTCATGTCGTTTTCTCTCGTCTGGAGGTAACATCATGCCAAACTGCAttgaaaaatctgcatttcatGAAATTTGTCTCAGTCTATACATCTGAGCCATCGCGCAGCTCCGACTTCAGTTTCAACTTTCAATTTCAGCTAATCACCGTGTGACATTTTAGTGGAGGTTGTAGTCAAATGTATAAATATTTGCATGAAGCAAAATATCCTTTAATATTACAcgtgacatgttttcatgtggaaACTCTGGATTCAGAAGAAGTCAGAAAGTCAAGAAATTAATTGGCAGATTTTTGAAAGAAGTTTGGTACGACTTTCCAAAATGAGTCCATAGTTGCATTAAAAACTACAAATTTAGCTCTAATATCTTCTCATACATGTTGGTAAAAACagtacatttttaaattactttttaaTTTGTACTATCAAACATAGGcacaaatgtaaacatgtttttaatctATGGCAAGGCAGAACCAGAAACACTGTTCCACAGGAAACCATGATGTATTTAAGTCaatgttcatgttttatcaAAAAATGCTGTTAAGGAGTACTGTGACTGTTTCAACACTTACAAAAAACTAAGAGTGTTAAAATGGATGCAAAGGTGCTGTTATACATCTCTCAAGTGGTCAAATCCAAGGGTCCTACTGCCGCAGACACAGAGGCCAACAATACAGATAATCTTAGTTTACACAACTGGGCTAAAGACTATTTTCATCGTTatcctttttccacttttttgcAGGCTAACATTGATTGGTTCAGGGCCATATGCCCATATGTGCTTCTCGAGATTGTTAGTACAAAGAACGCGACGCTTTTGGAGCTTAAACAGCTTTAGAGTAAAACACATGCAGGTCGTTTTTCCTCTTAACACTATAAATGTAACCCATGTTcgagtaaaaaagaaaaaaaaaaactacatggAAAACTCGTGTTTGGCAGTCGTATACAGTCACTAAAGTGAAATCTCAGACAACACATTTCAGCATGTAGAATATCTTTAGCACTATGTAAACAATTCTAGTATTGATCACAGTGTTTCAACAGGGCGTGTCATACTGTATTTACGATGTAGGCCTTTAAGCTGTTCACTCTGCAGCATTACAGTTAACCCTTGTACAGCAAATGTGGGTGAGAACACATGACGAAGTGGAATGTAAAGCCGCTGCGTTTAAGCTACAGAACTGAAAGCTTGTCTGAGGTTTGATGTCGACGACCTCTTCAAAATTAAATTCTATACAAGAGtgatacatacatgtacatgaAAGTGTAGTCTcgataaaaatgaatataaaaacaaCCCCTCATTTTAATGTGTGCGACTTTAGAGCCACAGTGCGATGAAAATCTACGGAGCAGTTGactctggaaatgaaaatgcaaaaccTGGCTTTAAAAAGCACATCAGCTGGATCACTTGTTGTTAATTTGTGCTAAAGTTACTGTGGAAAATGGGATAAAACCAGCTTTTTGTAATGACCTACTGTATGGAGCATCCCCGCACAGACAGAAATCTTAATGTAATTCAGGTAAAAACACCACCAGAGGGCGACAGACTGgagactctctgctttctggCCTCATCAGAGTCCACACTGCTACAATTAAATGGAATAACTGTGCAATGACACATATAATACTGTTGGTaggtttttctgtttcatgttgcAGTTGACCACACGTGCAGGCTgacctctgtctgtccactgtctTGTCTTTCCCAGGTGTAAGACACCGTGAGCATCGTGGACAgcgtgctgtgctgtgctgtgctggtgGGGTCCGTGGTGCTGAGGGAAGTCATctcatcagcctctgctggcaCTAGCAGCACCTCCTGGCGGGCGGAGCGGGCTGCCTGGTGAGTTTAAAGGACTCGTTGCTCTCCACCTCAGGGTTTTCCAGGGGTGGAATCTGTTTACCTAAACACACAGCGCAGGGGCATTTAACTCTTTCAAGCATGTCAAGTGTTGCATTACTACCACTGTGATGTATTTGGCAGTGCATCCTCGTAAACATCCACTACAAGTAGccatgaaacaaaatatgatCTATCTGCAAGCCAAAGCACAACACCAGGAGTACAGCTCAGCCTAACACAGTACACACTGTAAGACCAAGACATGCCAACTCCACAAAGTTATTCAGATGAGAGAGATATTTCTAAACTAACATTAATAAAAAGATATTTAATGGCATTTGTCTTTCCCACATTATGGCAGAAACCTGCAAAGCTGAAGAAATGACAGCAGTAAAGGCACATTGACAAACCACCAAAAGTCCTTAGCAACACAAGCAGGAAATGAGTCAGATTGATTTAGTCATCggactgatttattttttatttatttatcttattttattttttcttgtgtCATACCATTAAACTGGTCCATCCCTTATGAGATTACATGGCATGTAAGGAAACAACGTATAAATACTGAAAGGCAGAATACGGAGAGGCGTCTCCAGCCTGTCTATgagcacatgcagacacatgtgACACAACACACAGTAAAGACGTGGAACCTACTGATTTTCTGAAAGAGCTCCTCAACATTGACAGCATTTCTGGCACTGGTCTCGATGAAAATAGCTGCAATTGATTCAGCAAACTCCTTAGCTTCCTTCATAGGAACTTCCCTGTGAAACAGAGGGACACTCATGTGCGTGGAGCGTGGAGGGAGGTTCACAGTTAACAAGGGTTCCATAAATAATCAGCATTTCATCGTCAGTGACTTCCACATCTCGAGCAGGTTTGCTCTGAGGTCTGCTACAGAAGACCAGACATGAAAGAGGGGTCAAGGTTTAACACTGAATGCTTTAGTTTCCCCTGTGCTACATTAGTGTGGCATCACCGTCCACAGAGCGAGCAGACGGAACAAAAATATGCCCAGACAGGACCGTGTGTACAAGTCCACTGCCATACTTTGAGACTGATGGTGGGCAGCAGGGACAGTGTTTAAAAATGGTCAAAGAGATACTGGAAAGTGTCTTAGGGATACATTTATCAATGTTTTGGAGGCATTTCTGTAGCTTtgctgcagtcagcagttaAACAAAGAACAATCTGCGGTTTAAGttcattctttttttcattaatgaAGTTATTGAGAGTGTGCAGAACAAAGTATTTGTCAGTTGAGTGAATATTTCTAAAGCCTCAGCTGGTTTCCACAGCCAGCCCTGCTCCAGTCATCTTACCAGACAATTGAAGATCACAATGGCAATTATTGAGACAGGATATTCTTGGCACAGTGGACTTGACGTGAGCTACGTAACAGGTATAACAAGAAGATTACCTTCTTGTTTTGTTCACAGTGATGAGTCTCAGCTGTGAACAAAGACACGGACGACTCGTTTGCTAAACCTGAAAGAGCGCGCTGTGCTGAGAGTCTTAAAAGGAAGTGATGCAGTGAAACGAGAGTCAGAGCTGAGACCGCAGTGACTGTGGAGGCGAAtgatgaagcaacacagagaaagGGCATTTCTGCCAACGGGAGAGTGGTTCATGTTCTAGAACACCTAGTAGATACAGCATGTGACCGAGAACCCGAGAGTCTGGGAAAACTCACCTGATGTCTCCTAAATCATTCTTGTTCCCTGCTATGGCTACAACGATGTCCTCTGGACCGTgctctttcagctccttcacCCACTTCTTCAGTGTCTGGAAAGAGTCCTGAACAACAAGAACACACGGCCCAACATTTTCTACAACTTGTGTCACACATTCACCGCGCTGGATGGTGTTTTTCAGACGAGTTTCCATTAACAGACCAGGAAAGAATGGCATTTGTAGGTCATGGAAGTAAAGCATCCCAGAGTGATGGAAAAGTAACTGAATTTTACATCAGGCTCATGGTGTGaaagcagcttcttctctgctccGGTGGTACAGTGAGGGTGAAGGGCTGCTGCAGCCCCTCAGAGAGCTGTCAGGCTTTCAGTCCAGGATTCTGTCATCTGGTCTGGGTTAAGGAACATGATGAAACCACTGACGCCGCCACCACCCACCTCAAGTTTAATTTACGGTCTCTGCTTtgacttaaagaaaaaaaaacgttgtTCTTACCAGTTTAGTAATGTCATACACAATGACGGCAGCAGCCGATCCTCTGTAGTACATTGGAGCTAATGAGTGAaactaaaaaaagacaacacattTACAGGAGTCAGTCAATATATCCGATCAAATCTCATTTACATAGTACAGATGTCACCCCAAATGCTTTTTAAAGATGACTTCAACAACAGTGTATGGCCATTCAAAGTGAGCACAGACACGTGTTAGCCCATGAAAGTCGAACACAGCACGCTGTACTGTGAGCAGACTATGTCCATACATTCTTCAGAGATGAGTGGCCGACGGAAAGTTTCAGCTCCTCGTGAACGTTGCTCCACTGTTAAGAAGAATGTTCTTATAGAGAACTGTTTACAGCCTCTAAATACTATATACAAACTGTATTTAACTGTACCTTTAAGAGTTTTCACTAAAAAGGCTTTTGTTTGCATGACACCAAAATCCAATATTTATATCATTAAGGCCTTAGAAAACATGGTGAGCGTGTTTTCTTCACCAAGAAACATCCAAATCTTTAGTTTAATGTTTCAAAACCTGCTTCACCTCGCAGTCCTCTCGTCTTTTACTGGAGCACTTCACAGCACGTCAACACCACCAACTGTTAATATGCATCACCACCGACTGCAGTCAGCACAAACGAACATCCCATCAtccctctgccctccctccccctcgCGGCAATACAAGCAATAAGGACAATAAGGAGGCCTGCTCTTCAAAACACTGCACTACAGAACCACAGTACAGCGTCTTTACGCTGCACTTTCTCTCTTGGTTGTTCTATATTGAGAGTTTTGACTGTGTCTTATGTTGTTCCCAGATGTTTATGGTAGATGATGTGGTAAATTACAGTCAGGTGTGATGAGTATAatattcgtcacacagataaCGCAGATTTTAAAAAGGTATAAGGTTAAAGATACGCCCACCTGTTGaaggtcactccaaacaaatacggggcagcatatcaccagcTTACTACAATCTTTGGCTGCAGCTACTGGCTgccgttagctagttagctcagttagccgtgcagTAATAGTGGCCCTATTAACTGAGTGAGTCTTCCCGGACCAGGAGCTCAGAGCACTGCAGCCGGACCAGGACAGGACAGCCTCCAAGACTGACAGAGGCCCGTCTGACCACAGGGATGACAGTGCCGAAGTGATTTATAGTGACTCTGACTCCGAGGAGGATGGAGACATAGCAGGCGGAAACAaaagaggagcgagagggaggTCGGGCCTCAGCAGCATGGAGAGCCAGAATatttcataataataaaatttgTTTGTGTAGCACTTTTCTTACCAAAGTGCTTCGCAGAGAAAAAACAGCGTACAAACAACTTACGTCTAACTCGGTAACAACAGTTTATTTccaccaaaccagagctgatgATCATTGGAACAGTTCAGACAAACCAAGACggttttgttgagttttattttgtttcaagTCTGAATGACGTGCAGAAGTGAAGTGAAACTTGTATTCAGACGGTGTACAGTTATACGGCTCctttctttacatttatttgactaaAAGAGCAGAGAAAGCTTGTGAAATGTCACAACCTCAGCACTCACATACTCTCCCAGCTAAAACTCAACTATCACCTCATGAGGCACAAAGTGGTGTGAGGAGACAGGACGGGCCGGGACTCGAAGCTGTCTCAGAAGTAACATCAGAACTGTTAGTTCTTCACATTCTGTCCATAATGCAGGTTCATCTTTTGAATGTTTTAGGTTCTGGCCGTGTCTtc
The Chaetodon auriga isolate fChaAug3 chromosome 12, fChaAug3.hap1, whole genome shotgun sequence genome window above contains:
- the rab31 gene encoding ras-related protein Rab-31; protein product: MAIRELKVCLLGDTGVGKSSIVCRFVQDHFDHNISPTIGASFLTKTVPCGNELHKFLIWDTAGQERFHSLAPMYYRGSAAAVIVYDITKLDSFQTLKKWVKELKEHGPEDIVVAIAGNKNDLGDIREVPMKEAKEFAESIAAIFIETSARNAVNVEELFQKISKQIPPLENPEVESNESFKLTRQPAPPARRCC